TAATAAACATACCCTCATACGGTCGGAGAGAATGGAAGGAGTGATGAGCTTGAACTTGGgagcttcagtgagaagcttgtcGTAAGTAGCCTGATCAAACAAGACCATGTTGTTCACCTTCTCCTTTTGCTTTCCCTTGCTCCACTTCTGTTTTTTTCACAacattcaaccaaaaaaaaaatgaaaatccaATACCAATCAACAACAACAGTGATACCAATACCAATATCATGTGAACAGCTAAATTAAACATCACATTTCGCAGGACCTACATGTAGCTAACATGCATATATATGTATGGAACCTGAGCAGGATTGAGAGAAAACGaaccttcttcttctgctttccTCCTCCGGATTTCGCTGGCTTAGATGACGGCGGCGGAACCTTATCCTTCTTCGGCGCCTGTAAAATGAATATAACGATTAATccgagagaaagaagaaacataGATCTGCTTAAAGAGAGTGAGGGAAGAAACGTAGAGAGATACCATGTTGACTTCGACGGAGACGGAGACGGAGGAGCGAACGGCGAAGTAGAGGTGGTGaaagatgaggaggaggctaAGGTAGAGTTCGATCTATGGTTTGCTCTTATAAACTCTAGGTTTTTTGAGGTTTCGACTTAATGTGTGTACGGGCTGTTTTAATTAAAAGCCCATAATAATGTTCTTTTTGTTCAACTGAAGCCCATATAATCTTTAGGATTgtcttgttttttgtttgaccGAAAGTTCATTAATATTTTCTATactataaaatttagatttcaattctctaacaaaataaattatgcaAAATATTAGAGAAAATGATTATAAGAGATCATCGATATGGCGCAAAATGTACCGTCAGAAATGGATATCATAACTCAGAGTGATGCAATCAAATAGAAATTCTCATAAACCGGATATAATTATCGGCCCGACCGTCTATGTAACGTGTCTcatgtaatagcataattaaccaaaaaaaaacttattttatatttccttgCATGAGATCAAAAACCAtactaaaacataaatgtaCATCTTAAAATTTTAGACGATAACTAATAAACATTTTCGTTTGACTTAACTTCTATGTAGTAATCTATTATTTGTGGTATCAAACACACTGACTATAGACCAATAAAACGTCGAGTGTAAATAAGTTGTATGTCTAAACATGGTTATAATTCACATTTTATTTGACCAAAAGAATTCACAATAAATACTCGCTTCCACGGAATAATAGTGACCAAAAATAAAGATTCAATATGTAGATAACAGGATGATATATgttatcttttttgttttgtttctacgGGCACTAATAGGACAAGTTATCAACGATCCGATAAAAATCCGAAGACACATTTCACTTGTGGACGTTATGAAACAAGGAAGACACCATCAATAATGAATctcctttaaactttttgataaAGGAACTGAAGCTTTTGTCAAAGTGTATCCAAtaatgaaaatttcaaatttgaaatcatgAGTCTATGCTTTTGGTTAGAAAGAGACAAGACATTaaagaaacaacaaaggttTTTTTGACCTACAAGCCACTTCTCCATCCTTAATGAAGAAGTAATtgcattttatatatttatttattttctcaatTTCCTCACATGTTATCTAGTGAAATGTATATTCagtgctaatttttttttgttatatgatATAAGAGTTAACCAACGAGACAAACACATCATATAAAAAGTTCATATTGGCCATAATATACAAGTCTAGCCTAATATATAACCGAAAATATGTGTATTTCTGATTCATAATGCACATCCCACAACAAATTACATAATAAATTGTTTCGGTATAGTGGTGTCACAGTGTGCATGCTTTATAGATCATAAAGTTTATGAATATCAACTAATAATACTACGTGCTACAAGTAATTTTCACATATCAATTCACGGCAGCTGCTTTAATGGACTagtaaattaaatacaaaatagacTAAGTCACTAACATAGTGCGAGGCttgcttttgttttgtttcaatcAAAAGTAATACAAGTATTGATTttaatctaatatttatttggtgggaaaaattctcaaatatTTCCTTCTTCCTTTTAGAGTCTAGTAGGATATAACTAATGACAAATTTCCACAGCTGATTAATCTATTG
This genomic interval from Brassica napus cultivar Da-Ae chromosome A6, Da-Ae, whole genome shotgun sequence contains the following:
- the LOC106349505 gene encoding 40S ribosomal protein S25-4 produces the protein MAPKKDKVPPPSSKPAKSGGGKQKKKKWSKGKQKEKVNNMVLFDQATYDKLLTEAPKFKLITPSILSDRMRINGSLARRAIRELMAKGVIRMVAAHSSQQIYTRATNT